A stretch of the Mycolicibacterium celeriflavum genome encodes the following:
- a CDS encoding YceD family protein, with translation MATHAKAATHRASQSPLVINISRLGRRPGAMMAVSETVPSPSRIGLDLIAIEEGAPLALDLRVESVSEGVLVTGTVSAPTAGECARCLTPVTGDVEIDLTELFAYPDSATDETTEADEVGRVVDDTVNLEQPIIDAVGLALPFVPLCRPDCAGLCPDCGVALAEAEPGHHHERIDPRWAKLAGMLDEDTRD, from the coding sequence ATGGCGACGCATGCCAAAGCGGCGACGCATCGCGCGTCACAATCGCCGCTCGTTATCAACATCTCCCGGCTGGGTCGGCGGCCCGGGGCAATGATGGCTGTCTCCGAGACGGTGCCCAGCCCGTCGCGGATCGGGCTGGACCTGATCGCCATCGAGGAAGGCGCCCCGCTGGCGCTCGACCTGCGGGTCGAGTCGGTGTCGGAGGGTGTGCTGGTCACCGGCACGGTCTCCGCGCCGACGGCGGGCGAGTGTGCACGGTGTCTGACGCCGGTCACCGGTGACGTCGAGATCGATCTGACCGAACTGTTCGCCTACCCCGACAGCGCCACCGACGAGACGACCGAGGCCGACGAGGTCGGTCGCGTGGTGGACGACACCGTCAACCTGGAGCAGCCGATCATCGACGCCGTCGGGTTGGCGCTGCCGTTCGTCCCGCTGTGCCGTCCGGACTGCGCCGGACTGTGCCCGGACTGCGGCGTGGCGTTGGCGGAGGCCGAACCCGGGCACCACCACGAGCGGATCGATCCGCGCTGGGCCAAGCTGGCCGGCATGCTGGACGAGGACACGCGTGACTGA
- the ftsY gene encoding signal recognition particle-docking protein FtsY, which translates to MTEAAWLGLWIAIAVIAVLLVVALVVGLVRYRRRRISLKKADTATQIDRSGGYTASSGITFSQSAPARPAERIDTSGLPAVGDDATIPRDSPKRPIADVQLPEAPVEKPPEKPAAPPTIPAPEKPSEPAAPTAAAPAAPALDEIAPTEGRLERLRGRLAKSHNALGRSMLGLLGGGDLDEASWEEVEDTLLIADLGPVVTESVVSSLRARMASSNVRSEADARAVLREVLIAELRPDLDRSIKALPHADKPSVLLVVGVNGTGKTTTVGKLARVLVADGRRVVLGAADTFRAAAADQLQSWASRVGAHVVRGAEGADPASVAFDAVDKGVEDGADVIVIDTAGRLHTKTGLMDELGKVKRVVSRRAEVDEVLLVLDATIGQNGLPQARVFAEVVDITGVVLTKLDGTAKGGIVFRVQQELGVPVKLVGLGEGADDLAPFEPAAFVDALLG; encoded by the coding sequence GTGACAGAAGCTGCCTGGTTGGGTTTGTGGATCGCGATTGCGGTCATCGCCGTACTGCTGGTCGTCGCGCTGGTCGTTGGCCTGGTGCGATACCGGCGCCGCCGGATCAGTTTGAAGAAGGCCGACACGGCCACCCAGATCGACCGCTCCGGGGGCTACACAGCCTCGTCGGGCATCACGTTCAGCCAGTCCGCGCCGGCGAGGCCGGCCGAGCGGATCGACACCAGCGGGCTGCCCGCGGTCGGTGATGACGCCACGATTCCGCGGGACTCGCCCAAGCGCCCGATCGCCGACGTGCAACTTCCCGAGGCGCCGGTCGAGAAGCCCCCTGAGAAGCCCGCTGCGCCGCCGACCATCCCCGCGCCCGAGAAGCCGAGTGAACCCGCGGCGCCGACCGCTGCCGCCCCGGCCGCTCCCGCGCTCGACGAGATCGCGCCGACGGAAGGCCGGCTGGAGCGGCTGCGCGGCCGCCTGGCCAAGTCGCACAACGCGCTCGGCCGCAGCATGCTGGGCCTGCTCGGCGGCGGTGACCTCGACGAGGCGTCCTGGGAAGAGGTCGAGGACACATTGCTGATCGCCGACCTCGGGCCGGTCGTGACGGAGTCTGTGGTGTCGTCGCTGCGCGCCCGGATGGCCAGCAGCAACGTGCGCAGCGAGGCAGACGCCCGCGCCGTGCTGCGTGAAGTCCTGATCGCCGAACTGCGGCCCGACCTGGACCGGTCGATCAAGGCGCTGCCGCATGCGGACAAGCCGTCGGTGTTGTTGGTCGTCGGGGTCAACGGCACCGGCAAGACCACCACCGTCGGCAAGCTGGCCCGCGTGCTGGTCGCCGACGGACGCCGCGTGGTGCTCGGCGCGGCCGATACCTTCCGGGCCGCCGCGGCCGATCAGTTGCAGTCCTGGGCGTCGCGGGTGGGCGCACATGTGGTGCGTGGCGCGGAGGGCGCCGATCCCGCATCGGTGGCCTTCGACGCGGTCGACAAAGGCGTCGAGGACGGCGCCGACGTCATCGTCATCGACACCGCCGGGCGGCTGCACACCAAGACCGGACTGATGGACGAACTGGGCAAGGTGAAGCGGGTGGTCAGTCGCCGAGCCGAGGTCGACGAGGTACTGCTGGTGCTCGACGCCACGATCGGCCAGAACGGTCTGCCGCAGGCCAGGGTGTTCGCTGAAGTCGTCGACATCACCGGCGTCGTGCTGACGAAACTCGACGGCACGGCCAAGGGTGGAATCGTCTTTCGGGTGCAGCAGGAACTGGGGGTGCCGGTCAAACTGGTTGGGCTCGGGGAAGGCGCCGACGATCTCGCGCCGTTCGAGCCTGCGGCCTTCGTCGACGCGCTGCTCGGGTAG
- the sepIVA gene encoding cell division protein SepIVA, with protein sequence MYRVFEALDELSAIVEEARGVPMTAGCVVPRGDVLELVDDIKDAIPGELDDAQDVLDARDGMLREAKEHSDSMVSTATAEADSLLNHARAEADRLLADAKAQADRMVAEARQHSERMVGEAREEANRIAATAKREYEASTGRAKSEADRLIESGNLAYEKAVQEGIKEQQRLVSQTEIVQTATGEATRLIDSAHAEADRLRGECDIYVDSKLAEFEGFLNGTLRSVGRGRHQLRTAAGTHDYAAR encoded by the coding sequence GTGTACCGAGTTTTCGAGGCGCTCGATGAACTGAGCGCGATTGTGGAAGAAGCCCGCGGCGTGCCGATGACGGCAGGGTGCGTGGTGCCCCGCGGCGATGTCCTCGAGTTGGTCGACGACATCAAGGACGCGATTCCCGGTGAGCTCGACGACGCCCAGGATGTCCTCGATGCCCGCGACGGAATGCTTCGCGAGGCCAAGGAGCATTCCGACTCGATGGTGTCGACGGCGACCGCCGAGGCCGACTCGCTGCTCAACCACGCGCGAGCCGAGGCGGACCGGCTGCTCGCCGACGCGAAAGCCCAGGCCGACCGCATGGTGGCCGAGGCCCGTCAGCACAGCGAGCGGATGGTCGGGGAGGCCCGCGAGGAAGCCAACCGCATCGCCGCCACCGCCAAGCGCGAGTACGAGGCCAGCACCGGCCGGGCCAAGTCCGAAGCCGACCGGCTCATCGAGAGCGGCAACCTCGCCTACGAGAAGGCCGTGCAGGAGGGCATCAAGGAGCAACAGCGGCTGGTGTCGCAGACCGAGATCGTGCAGACCGCGACGGGCGAGGCGACCCGGCTCATCGATTCGGCACATGCCGAGGCCGACCGGCTGCGCGGAGAGTGCGACATCTATGTCGACAGTAAGCTCGCGGAGTTCGAGGGCTTCCTCAACGGCACGCTGCGCTCGGTCGGGCGTGGCCGGCACCAACTCCGCACCGCCGCGGGCACTCACGACTACGCAGCGCGCTGA
- a CDS encoding OsmC family protein, protein MTELWVERTGERRYTGRSSRGAEVLVGSEDVDGVFTPGELMKIALAACSGMASDAPLRRRLGDDYRTTIRVSGPPDREQERYPLLEEHMELDLSGLSEAEVARVLTVVERAIDQVCTVGRTLKSGTKVTFEVHDAGVS, encoded by the coding sequence ATGACGGAACTGTGGGTTGAGCGGACGGGGGAGCGCCGCTACACCGGCCGTAGCTCGCGGGGCGCCGAGGTGCTCGTCGGCAGCGAGGACGTCGATGGAGTGTTCACGCCGGGCGAACTGATGAAGATCGCGCTGGCGGCATGCAGCGGTATGGCCAGTGACGCGCCGCTGCGACGCAGGCTCGGCGACGACTACCGCACGACGATCCGCGTCTCCGGTCCCCCCGACCGCGAGCAGGAGCGGTATCCGCTGCTCGAGGAGCACATGGAACTGGACCTGTCCGGCTTGTCAGAGGCCGAGGTCGCGCGGGTACTCACGGTGGTCGAGCGCGCGATCGACCAGGTCTGCACCGTCGGCCGCACCCTCAAGTCCGGGACGAAAGTGACGTTTGAGGTACATGATGCAGGAGTTAGCTGA
- the smc gene encoding chromosome segregation protein SMC yields MHLKSLTLKGFKSFASPTTLRFEPGITCVVGPNGSGKSNVVDALSWVMGEQGAKTLRGGKMEDVIFAGTSSRPPLGRAEVTVTIDNSDNSLPIEYSEVSITRRMFRDGGSEYEINGSSCRLMDVQELLSDSGIGREMHVIVGQGKLSEILESRPEDRRAFIEEAAGVLKHRKRKEKAVRKLDAMSANLNRLSDLTTELRRQLKPLGRQAEMARRAQTIQADLRDARLRLAADDLVTRRADFENTNQAETTLRREHDEIATLLDAKTTELAAHEAAVAGLSERADAAQQTWFSLSALAERVSATVRIASERAQHLEIEPEASTGPDPDALEAQANEIAAQERQLLDELTESRAKLEAARAELAERERVAAEAERAHMAAARAEADRREGLARLAGQVDTMRTRVESIDETVARLTGGIDEAAARAQQTQAEFETVQSRVGELDAGEVGLDEHHDRTVTALRLADERVAELQAAERGAERQVASLRARIEALSVGLDRKDGAAWLQQNRGGAGLLGSIANLLKVRDGYEVAVAAVLGAAADAVAAESPGAARAAVAALKESDGGRAAIVLGDWPNHAPPQAESLPVDAVWAVELVEAPPRLQGAIRAMLSDVVVVSELAAALDVVASRPKLRAVTTDGDLVGAGWVSGGSDRKPSTLEIASEVEKARTELAEAERQVGELTAALSGALTEQANRQDTAEQALAALNESDAAISAIYEQLGRLGQDARAADDEWQRLIHQRNELEANRSRTVEELAGLEQRLHNAQQEPTFEAEPVNRQETMAAAEAARSAEVEARLSLRTAEERANAVRGRADSLRRAAAAEREARLRALRARESRQHAAAVAAAVADSGRLVAQRLSAVVAVASRARDEVAAERQHRTAALAKTRDLVNELTIKVNGLTEALHKDEVAKAQAAMRIEQLEEQILEQFGMATDDLVAEYGPGVPLPPTELEMAEFEQARERGEQVTAPAPMPFDRATQERRAKKAERELNELGRVNPLALEEFAALEERYNFLSTQLEDVKGARKDLLDVIDDVDARILQVFTEAYTDVEREFRGVFSALFPGGEGRLLLTDPNDMLTTGIEVEARPPGKKIKRLSLLSGGEKSLTAVAMLVAIFRARPSPFYVMDEVEAALDDVNLRRLISLFEQLRERSQLIVITHQKPTMEVADALYGVTMRDDGITTVISQRMRGQELVAATN; encoded by the coding sequence GTGCACCTCAAGAGTCTGACCCTGAAGGGCTTCAAGTCGTTTGCTTCGCCGACGACTCTGCGCTTCGAGCCAGGCATCACGTGCGTCGTCGGGCCCAACGGTTCGGGTAAGTCCAATGTGGTCGACGCGCTGAGTTGGGTGATGGGCGAACAGGGCGCCAAGACGCTGCGCGGCGGCAAGATGGAAGACGTCATCTTCGCCGGGACGTCGTCGCGGCCGCCGCTTGGCCGCGCCGAGGTCACGGTCACGATCGACAACTCCGACAACTCGCTGCCGATCGAGTACTCCGAGGTGTCGATCACCCGGCGGATGTTCCGCGACGGCGGCAGTGAGTACGAGATCAACGGCAGCAGTTGCCGATTGATGGATGTCCAGGAACTGCTGTCCGACTCCGGCATCGGCCGCGAGATGCACGTCATCGTCGGACAGGGCAAGCTCTCGGAGATCCTGGAATCGCGGCCCGAGGACCGGCGGGCGTTCATCGAGGAGGCAGCCGGCGTTCTCAAGCACCGCAAGCGCAAGGAGAAGGCGGTCCGCAAGCTCGATGCGATGTCGGCCAACCTCAACCGGCTGAGCGACCTGACCACCGAACTGCGCCGTCAACTCAAGCCGCTCGGGCGGCAGGCCGAGATGGCCCGTCGCGCCCAGACGATTCAGGCCGACCTGCGTGACGCCCGGCTGCGCCTGGCCGCCGACGACCTCGTCACACGCCGTGCCGACTTCGAGAACACCAACCAGGCCGAAACCACGCTGCGCCGCGAGCACGATGAGATCGCGACACTGTTGGACGCCAAGACCACGGAGCTGGCCGCCCATGAAGCGGCGGTCGCCGGCCTCAGCGAACGCGCCGACGCCGCACAGCAGACCTGGTTCTCGCTGTCGGCGCTCGCCGAACGAGTCAGTGCAACAGTGCGCATCGCCAGCGAGCGAGCGCAGCACCTCGAAATCGAGCCCGAGGCGTCGACGGGGCCTGATCCCGATGCCCTGGAAGCCCAAGCAAACGAAATCGCCGCCCAGGAGCGGCAACTGCTCGACGAGCTGACCGAATCCCGCGCGAAGCTGGAGGCGGCCCGTGCCGAGCTGGCCGAGCGTGAGCGCGTCGCCGCCGAGGCCGAACGTGCGCACATGGCCGCCGCGCGCGCAGAAGCCGACCGCCGCGAGGGCCTGGCCCGGCTGGCCGGCCAGGTAGACACCATGCGCACCCGCGTGGAGTCCATCGACGAAACCGTCGCCCGCCTCACCGGCGGCATCGACGAGGCGGCCGCCCGGGCCCAGCAGACCCAGGCCGAGTTCGAGACCGTGCAAAGCCGCGTCGGTGAACTCGACGCCGGCGAAGTCGGTCTGGACGAACACCACGACCGCACGGTGACCGCGCTGCGGCTGGCCGACGAACGCGTCGCCGAGCTGCAGGCCGCCGAGCGTGGCGCAGAACGTCAGGTCGCCTCGCTGCGCGCTCGCATCGAAGCCCTTTCGGTCGGTCTGGATCGCAAGGACGGTGCGGCCTGGCTACAGCAAAATCGTGGTGGCGCAGGGCTTCTGGGCTCGATCGCCAACCTGTTGAAGGTGCGCGACGGCTATGAGGTGGCCGTCGCGGCGGTGCTCGGTGCCGCCGCCGACGCGGTCGCCGCCGAAAGCCCCGGGGCCGCCCGCGCCGCGGTCGCGGCGCTCAAGGAGTCCGACGGCGGGCGGGCGGCGATCGTGCTCGGTGATTGGCCGAATCACGCGCCGCCGCAAGCTGAATCACTGCCCGTCGACGCCGTGTGGGCGGTGGAGCTGGTCGAAGCGCCGCCGCGACTGCAGGGTGCGATCCGGGCGATGCTCTCAGACGTCGTGGTGGTGTCGGAGCTGGCCGCTGCGCTCGACGTCGTCGCCTCGCGGCCCAAACTACGGGCCGTCACCACCGATGGCGATCTGGTCGGGGCGGGCTGGGTCAGCGGCGGGTCGGACCGCAAACCGAGCACGCTCGAGATCGCCTCGGAGGTCGAGAAGGCCCGCACCGAGCTGGCCGAGGCCGAGAGGCAGGTCGGCGAGCTGACCGCGGCGTTGTCCGGCGCGCTGACCGAACAGGCGAACCGTCAGGATACCGCGGAGCAGGCACTCGCCGCGCTCAACGAATCCGACGCCGCCATCTCGGCGATCTACGAGCAGCTGGGTCGACTCGGCCAGGACGCCCGCGCCGCCGACGACGAATGGCAACGGCTGATCCATCAGCGAAACGAGTTGGAGGCCAACCGCTCGCGCACCGTCGAGGAGCTCGCCGGGCTCGAGCAGCGACTGCACAACGCCCAGCAGGAGCCGACGTTCGAAGCGGAGCCCGTCAACCGCCAGGAGACGATGGCCGCCGCGGAGGCCGCCCGCAGTGCCGAGGTGGAGGCCCGGCTGTCGCTGCGAACCGCCGAGGAGCGTGCGAATGCCGTTCGCGGCAGGGCGGATTCGCTGCGCAGGGCGGCGGCCGCCGAGCGCGAGGCGAGGCTGCGCGCTCTTCGGGCCCGTGAATCGCGCCAGCATGCAGCGGCGGTGGCCGCCGCGGTCGCGGACTCGGGACGCCTTGTCGCACAACGGTTGAGCGCCGTCGTGGCCGTCGCGTCACGCGCTCGCGACGAAGTCGCCGCCGAACGTCAGCACCGCACCGCCGCGCTGGCCAAGACGCGCGACTTGGTCAACGAGCTCACCATCAAGGTCAACGGTCTGACCGAGGCGCTGCACAAGGACGAAGTCGCCAAGGCCCAAGCGGCAATGCGTATCGAGCAGCTCGAGGAGCAGATCCTCGAACAGTTCGGCATGGCGACCGATGATCTGGTCGCCGAATACGGCCCGGGTGTTCCACTGCCGCCTACGGAACTGGAGATGGCCGAGTTCGAGCAGGCGCGCGAGCGCGGCGAGCAGGTCACCGCGCCCGCCCCGATGCCGTTCGACCGGGCGACTCAGGAACGGCGCGCCAAGAAGGCCGAGCGCGAGCTCAACGAGCTGGGCCGGGTCAACCCCCTTGCGCTCGAGGAGTTCGCCGCGCTCGAGGAGCGCTACAACTTCCTGTCCACTCAACTCGAGGACGTCAAGGGCGCGCGCAAGGATCTTCTCGATGTGATCGATGACGTCGACGCGCGCATCCTGCAGGTGTTCACCGAGGCGTACACCGACGTGGAACGCGAGTTCCGCGGGGTGTTTTCTGCCCTGTTCCCCGGTGGTGAGGGCAGGCTGTTGCTGACCGACCCCAACGACATGCTCACCACCGGCATCGAGGTCGAGGCGCGTCCGCCGGGCAAGAAGATCAAGCGGCTGTCGCTGCTGTCCGGCGGAGAGAAGTCGTTGACCGCGGTCGCGATGCTGGTCGCGATCTTCCGTGCCAGGCCTTCGCCGTTCTACGTGATGGATGAGGTCGAGGCGGCGCTCGACGACGTGAACCTGCGCCGGCTGATCAGCCTGTTCGAGCAGCTGCGCGAGCGCTCTCAGCTGATCGTCATCACGCACCAGAAGCCGACGATGGAAGTCGCCGACGCCCTGTACGGGGTGACCATGCGCGACGACGGCATCACCACGGTGATCAGCCAGCGGATGCGTGGTCAGGAATTGGTCGCAGCCACCAACTAA
- the rnc gene encoding ribonuclease III, whose protein sequence is MTDRAALLAALGVDLPDELLTIALTHRSYSYENGGLPTNERLEFLGDAVLGLTITEELYHRHPDRSEGDLAKLRASIVNTQALAEVGRQLTEDGLGAYLLLGKGEENSGGASKASILADGVESLLGAIFLEHGITVARQVILRLFGKLLDTAPTLGAGLDWKSSLQELTASRGLGAPSYVVTSTGPDHDKEFTATVVVTDTEYGTGVGRTKKEAELKAAAAAWNALSAAEVDA, encoded by the coding sequence GTGACTGACCGCGCGGCGCTGCTGGCGGCGCTGGGTGTCGACCTGCCCGACGAGCTGCTCACCATCGCGCTCACCCACCGCAGCTACTCCTATGAAAACGGCGGTCTGCCGACCAACGAGCGACTGGAGTTCCTCGGCGACGCGGTGCTCGGGCTGACCATCACCGAGGAGCTCTACCACCGGCACCCCGACCGGTCGGAGGGCGATCTGGCCAAGCTGCGCGCCAGCATCGTCAACACCCAGGCGCTTGCCGAGGTGGGTCGTCAGCTGACCGAAGACGGGCTCGGCGCGTACCTGTTGTTGGGCAAGGGCGAGGAGAACTCCGGCGGCGCGAGTAAGGCCAGCATCCTGGCCGACGGGGTCGAATCCCTGCTCGGCGCAATCTTTCTCGAGCACGGCATCACGGTCGCCCGGCAGGTCATTCTGCGGTTGTTCGGCAAGCTGTTGGACACCGCGCCGACCCTCGGCGCCGGGCTGGACTGGAAGAGCAGCCTGCAGGAACTGACCGCATCGCGCGGGCTGGGCGCACCGAGTTACGTCGTCACCTCCACCGGGCCGGACCACGACAAGGAATTCACCGCGACGGTGGTCGTCACCGACACCGAATACGGCACGGGTGTCGGGCGCACGAAGAAGGAGGCCGAGCTGAAGGCGGCCGCGGCGGCCTGGAACGCGCTGAGCGCCGCCGAGGTAGATGCCTGA
- the mutM gene encoding DNA-formamidopyrimidine glycosylase, which yields MPELPEVEVVRRGLEAYVVDKTITAVRVHHPRAVRRHEAGPADLTGRLLNSRIVGTGRRGKYLWLILDDGSALVVHLGMSGQMLLGSVPNESHLRIAALLDDGTALSFVDQRTFGGWMLTEMVTVDGSEVPVPVAHLARDPLDPLFNRDGVVTVLRHKHSEIKRQLLDQTVVSGIGNIYADEALWRARTNGARLASSLTRSKLAEVLDAAAEVMHEALEQGGTSFDALYVNVNGESGYFDRSLDAYGREGEPCRRCGAVMRREKFMNRSSFYCPKCQPRPRVRGN from the coding sequence ATGCCTGAGCTTCCCGAGGTCGAGGTTGTCCGGCGCGGACTGGAAGCGTACGTCGTCGACAAGACGATCACCGCGGTGCGCGTCCACCATCCCCGCGCGGTGCGCAGGCACGAGGCCGGCCCCGCCGACCTGACTGGGCGACTGCTGAATTCCCGCATCGTCGGCACGGGCCGGCGGGGCAAGTATCTGTGGCTGATTTTGGACGACGGTTCGGCGCTGGTGGTGCATCTGGGGATGAGCGGGCAGATGCTGCTGGGCTCGGTGCCCAACGAGAGTCACTTGCGCATCGCCGCCCTGCTCGACGACGGCACGGCGCTGAGCTTCGTCGATCAGCGCACGTTCGGCGGCTGGATGCTCACCGAGATGGTCACCGTCGACGGCAGCGAGGTGCCGGTGCCCGTCGCTCATCTGGCCCGCGACCCGCTGGATCCGCTGTTCAACCGCGATGGTGTGGTTACGGTGTTGCGGCACAAGCACTCTGAGATCAAGCGTCAGCTGCTCGATCAGACGGTGGTGTCGGGCATCGGCAACATCTACGCGGACGAGGCGCTGTGGCGTGCCAGGACCAACGGCGCCCGGTTGGCGTCGTCGCTGACCCGGTCCAAACTGGCGGAGGTGCTCGACGCGGCCGCCGAGGTGATGCACGAGGCGCTGGAGCAGGGCGGCACGTCGTTTGATGCGCTGTATGTCAACGTCAACGGCGAATCCGGCTACTTTGACCGGTCGCTGGACGCCTACGGTCGCGAAGGTGAGCCGTGCCGGCGCTGCGGTGCGGTGATGCGGCGGGAGAAGTTCATGAACCGCTCGTCGTTCTACTGCCCGAAATGCCAACCCCGGCCGCGAGTGCGGGGCAACTAA
- a CDS encoding acylphosphatase, which translates to MQELAEVRLTAWVHGHVQGVGFRWWTRARALELGLTGFAANKPDGRVQVVAEGRREACQRLLDLLQSGEAPGRVDNVVADFTEPRDSLDGFTER; encoded by the coding sequence ATGCAGGAGTTAGCTGAGGTACGCCTGACGGCATGGGTGCACGGCCACGTCCAAGGTGTCGGCTTCCGGTGGTGGACGAGGGCGCGTGCACTGGAACTCGGGCTGACCGGCTTCGCGGCCAACAAGCCCGACGGCCGGGTGCAAGTGGTCGCCGAGGGCCGACGTGAAGCGTGCCAGCGACTACTTGACCTGCTGCAAAGCGGTGAGGCGCCGGGTCGGGTCGACAACGTCGTCGCCGACTTCACAGAACCCCGCGACTCGCTAGATGGGTTCACCGAGCGCTAG